The Onychomys torridus chromosome 4, mOncTor1.1, whole genome shotgun sequence genome includes a window with the following:
- the Defb118 gene encoding beta-defensin 118: MRLLLLALPALALLPQVIPAYSGEKICLNRSGNCRKNCKDGEMMRDTCKNHRVCCVPVSRGDTRMASVRVSWTTEETMKMEYDLNSEFTNVLSTVVDPEYKDVRDERTALRGGWRASDI, translated from the exons ATGAGACTTCTGCTCCTGGCTCTTCCTGCCCTTGCTCTTCTACCCCAAGTGATCCCAG CCTACAGTGGTGAGAAAATATGCTTGAACAGATCGGGGAACTGCAGGAAAAACTGCAAAGATGGAGAAATGATGCGGGACACATGTAAAAATCACCGAGTCTGCTGCGTTCCCGTCAGCAGGGGCGACACGCGAATGGCCTCGGTCAGGGTCAGTTGGACCACGGAGGAAACCATGAAAATGGAGTACGATCTAAACTCAGAATTCACAAATGTACTTAGCACAGTGGTGGATCCAGAATACAAAGATGTAAGAGATGAGAGAACAGCCCTGAGAGGTGGCTGGAGAGCAAGTGACATCTGA